A section of the Amblyomma americanum isolate KBUSLIRL-KWMA chromosome 2, ASM5285725v1, whole genome shotgun sequence genome encodes:
- the LOC144120582 gene encoding uncharacterized protein LOC144120582 produces the protein MFVCYTCFRHHDNMSRGLFNEVLIIEVFKRPLLWDVKDNNFRNKSTKESLWEEVRDAIRAIDDTVTVEEIIARWKNLKDTYRRKIKEEKDGKKSGSGATAKTAWPHLKQMEFLRDSMETRRSFCNLDAVSHVQVASAAAETSHASCSPASPGSKVQASPNEFESMYSVPGLPDEPGPSCMAANSQEVLPHRENKRQKKRRQEVEAADRDIQAVRSAIAAHRPMDASSHFLLSLRPQLEATPPHMLVHLKMELLHICHLYSQGEYPSNLAVHKEINDH, from the exons ATGTTTGTTTGCTACACGTGCTTCCGACACCACGACAACATGTCGCGTGGACTGTTCAATGAGGTGCTGATCATTGAAGTATTCAAGCGCCCACTTCTATGGGATGTTAAAGATAACAACTTCCGCAATAAGTCGACCAAGGAGTCCCTTTGGGAAGAAGTGAGGGACGCAATTCGAGCAATTGACGACACCG TAACAGTTGAGGAGATTATTGCTCGGTGGAAGAATCTAAAAGATACGTACAGGCGAAAAATTAAAGAGGAAAAAGACGGGAAGAAGAGTGGGTCAGGAGCCACTGCAAAGACGGCCTGGCCACATTTAAAGCAGATGGAGTTCCTGAGGGACTCCATGGAAACGAGACG GAGCTTCTGCAACCTAGACGCAGTGAGCCACGTGCAGgtggccagcgcagcagccgagacgagccacgccagctgcagcccagCATCGCCAGGCTCGAAAGTACAAGCATCGCCAAATGAATTTGAAAGCATGTATAGCGTCCCAGGCCTTCCTGATGAACCAGGACCATCCTGTATGGCAGCAAATTCACAAGAGGTTCTCCCACATAGGGAAAACAAGCGACAAAAGAAAAGGCGgcaggaagtggaggctgctgacaGGGACATTCAGGCCGTGCGAAGTGCAATTGCTGCGCACAGGCCAATGGACGCCAGCAGCCATTTTCTTCTGTCCCTGCGGCCGCAATTGGAGGCAACTCCACCACACATGCTCGTGCATCTTAAGATGGAGTTATTACATATTTGCCATTTGTACAGCCAGGGTGAATACCCTTCTAACCTGGCTGTACATAAGGAAATAAATGATCATTAA